A single genomic interval of Spinacia oleracea cultivar Varoflay chromosome 6, BTI_SOV_V1, whole genome shotgun sequence harbors:
- the LOC110803959 gene encoding transcription factor MYB36-like, which translates to MGRAPCCDKANVKKGPWSPEEDAKLKSFIEKNGTGGNWIALPQKIGLKRCGKSCRLRWLNYLRPNIKHGGFSEEEDRAILSLYVSIGSRWSIIAAQLPGRTDNDIKNYWNTRLKKKLLGKQRRHDETRKASKLIIKQEDSIPYSSSFVHNNNNNNQVQYWPPHHLTASSYDSANNLPLLPNHDNIVGSYPNSIITQTNVLSTSSVLPAWVSSQYNPQVVEIGMLEGQSSSTFPPELEELMSSNPQSHRVAEEGLDQLFYGEYYGNNLVINTHGSTSHTTTTTTTTTCGQTSGWGEITSLLSLPILKSHSNVLIQGIPEEAPFQDPLRYSSHHL; encoded by the exons ATGGGGAGAGCTCCTTGTTGTGACAAAGCTAACGTGAAGAAAGGTCCTTGGTCTCCTGAAGAGGATGCTAAGCTCAAATCCTTCATCGAAAAGAATGGTACCGGGGGAAATTGGATCGCGTTGCCTCAGAAAAtcg GGCTTAAGAGATGTGGAAAGAGTTGTCGGCTTCGGTGGCTAAACTATCTCCGGCCTAATATTAAACATGGAGGATTCTCAGAAGAAGAAGATAGGGCTATTTTAAGCCTCTATGTTAGTATTGGAAGCAG GTGGTCTATAATTGCAGCCCAATTACCAGGAAGAACAGATAATGATATAAAGAACTACTGGAACACAAGATTGAAGAAGAAACTCTTGGGAAAGCAAAGGAGACATGATGAAACTCGAAAAGCAAGCAAGCTAATAATAAAACAAGAGGATTCTATTCCCTATTCGTCGAGTTTtgtccataataataataataataatcaagtCCAATATTGGCCACCCCATCATCTTACTGCTAGTTCTTATGATAGTGCTAATAATCTTCCATTATTACCTAATCATGATAACATTGTTGGTAGTTACCCTAATAGTATCATCACACAAACAAATGTTCTCTCTACATCGTCCGTACTCCCGGCTTGGGTTTCAAGTCAATATAATCCTCAAGTTGTTGAGATTGGAATGTTGGAAGGCCAAAGCAGTAGTACATTCCCACCTGAACTAGAGGAGTTAATGAGTAGCAACCCACAATCACATAGGGTGGCAGAAGAGGGACTTGATCAGTTATTTTACGGAGAATATTATGGGAACAATTTGGTCATTAACACTCATGGATCCACCTCTCATACTACTACGACTACGACTACTACTACTTGTGGCCAGACCTCGGGATGGGGTGAAATAACCTCTTTGCTTTCTCTTCCAATTTTGAAATCTCATTCTAATGTTTTAATTCAAGGAATTCCAGAAGAAGCTCCATTCCAAGACCCCTTGAGGTACTCTAGTCATCATCTATAG